A genomic segment from Hoeflea prorocentri encodes:
- a CDS encoding branched-chain amino acid ABC transporter permease: MFDNPMLLFIQFMNGLSLGLNLFIIAAGLTLILGVLGVLNFAHGAFYMIGGYASYTLVNWLSGVPGGFWFAALGAAGLLALGAWGIERLMLRRLYGRDHVYQLLFTFALVLIIGDVVKVVWGSSILSVSFPPGLDGAVNLGIAWYPSYRLLLCAIGVAVAAGLWFFVNRTRAGRLVRAAKQDREMLQALGINVGRIYMLVFVAGSALAGFGGALAAPAIALAPGMDAEIIVECFIIVIIGGLGSLGGAFLGAIMLGLLTAFGISLFPDFEIVMVYLMMVLVLLIRPWGLLGKPQAGG; this comes from the coding sequence ATGTTTGACAATCCAATGCTGCTCTTCATTCAGTTTATGAACGGCCTGTCGCTGGGGCTTAACCTGTTCATCATCGCCGCGGGGCTTACACTGATCCTGGGTGTGCTGGGCGTTCTGAATTTTGCGCATGGCGCCTTCTACATGATCGGTGGTTACGCCAGTTACACGCTGGTGAACTGGCTTTCCGGCGTGCCAGGCGGGTTCTGGTTCGCCGCTTTGGGGGCAGCCGGGTTACTTGCACTTGGCGCATGGGGCATTGAGCGGCTGATGCTGAGGCGTCTTTATGGCCGCGACCACGTTTATCAGTTGTTGTTCACCTTTGCGCTGGTGTTGATCATCGGCGATGTCGTGAAGGTGGTTTGGGGCAGCAGCATCCTGTCTGTGTCCTTTCCGCCGGGTCTTGACGGTGCGGTCAATCTCGGGATCGCCTGGTACCCGTCCTACCGGTTGTTGCTCTGCGCGATCGGTGTTGCCGTCGCCGCGGGCCTTTGGTTCTTTGTCAATCGAACACGTGCAGGGCGGTTGGTCCGGGCGGCAAAACAGGACCGAGAAATGTTGCAGGCGCTCGGTATCAATGTCGGACGGATCTACATGCTTGTCTTTGTGGCGGGATCCGCCCTGGCCGGGTTTGGCGGCGCGCTCGCCGCCCCGGCGATTGCGCTGGCTCCGGGGATGGATGCCGAGATCATCGTCGAGTGCTTCATCATTGTTATCATAGGCGGACTTGGCAGTCTTGGTGGCGCCTTTCTCGGAGCCATCATGCTCGGGCTTCTAACGGCCTTTGGCATCTCCTTGTTCCCCGATTTCGAAATTGTCATGGTTTATCTGATGATGGTTCTCGTCCTGCTCATTCGGCCATGGGGGCTCCTGGGCAAACCGCAGGCAGGAGGGTGA
- a CDS encoding SMP-30/gluconolactonase/LRE family protein — protein sequence MTAEVRDPRFSAVIGETVEVEKLGSGFQFTEGPIWHHLERHLTFSDMPGDHMRRWWPDSGLIETFRKPSDMANGNAYDRLGRMVSCQHATSSVTRTEADGSITTLATHFEGKELNSPNDIIVNSDGRIFFTDPTYGRMPVFGVERDCELDFQGVYSMNGDGSDLRCLADDFGQPNGLCLSVDETTLFVNDTDKLHIRRFDIADDGSLKGGDVWASPEGDKPGHPDGMKVDCRDNLYCTGPGGVQVFAPDAACLGVILVPEMVANFTWGDDDMRSIFFTASTSLYRCRTNTPGLHLF from the coding sequence ATGACCGCTGAAGTACGCGATCCTCGTTTCTCCGCCGTCATCGGAGAAACCGTTGAAGTCGAAAAACTCGGCTCGGGATTTCAATTCACCGAAGGGCCGATCTGGCATCACCTTGAGCGACATCTGACGTTTTCGGACATGCCAGGCGATCACATGCGCCGTTGGTGGCCCGATAGCGGGCTTATCGAGACCTTCCGCAAGCCTTCGGATATGGCAAACGGCAATGCCTATGACCGCTTAGGCCGTATGGTGTCGTGCCAGCATGCCACGAGCAGCGTCACCCGGACGGAAGCCGACGGTTCGATAACGACACTGGCCACGCACTTTGAAGGAAAAGAGCTCAACAGTCCCAACGACATCATTGTGAACAGTGATGGCCGTATCTTTTTCACCGATCCAACCTATGGACGCATGCCGGTCTTTGGGGTTGAGCGCGATTGTGAACTGGATTTCCAGGGCGTCTACTCGATGAACGGCGATGGATCGGATCTTCGCTGCCTCGCTGACGATTTCGGGCAGCCGAACGGACTGTGCCTTTCGGTCGATGAGACCACCTTGTTTGTGAACGATACCGACAAGCTTCACATCCGCAGGTTTGACATCGCCGACGATGGTTCGCTGAAGGGCGGTGATGTGTGGGCAAGTCCTGAAGGCGACAAGCCAGGCCATCCCGACGGGATGAAGGTCGATTGCCGCGACAACCTCTATTGCACAGGGCCTGGCGGCGTTCAGGTCTTTGCCCCGGATGCGGCATGCCTTGGCGTGATCCTTGTGCCGGAAATGGTAGCCAACTTCACTTGGGGTGATGACGATATGAGAAGCATCTTCTTTACCGCGTCAACGTCCTTGTATCGATGCAGAACCAACACGCCGGGACTGCATCTGTTTTGA
- a CDS encoding ABC transporter substrate-binding protein, translating into MRTTNILSAGVIGAASVLSAGAASAADDEIRIGALYATSGACLIFGELALKGHEILVDRINAEGGLNGKKLVTYHRDSKCNPGEATAAARDLIAKDGVHFLVGGISSSEGQAISEVAKQEGVIYIASIPKTTEMTDEEHFHQHVFRAAANTNTEGKSAAVIADKLGLDKICTMLLDYSYGYGLDEAFREHLAEIRPEAEIVEAAWPKFGTTDYTPFITKLMGADCDGVFSNIWGGIFPTFAKQAKPFGFFDRFQYISAGEVGAPVVAEQMGDDMPSGIWTNTYEAFYYSPNPEHEAFVAELREVLGTEHTPSWPSTGYIAAQWLAEAVKAAGTDETDAVIAALKGLTITTPIGEQTMRASDHQANRGQFWGQMGESTLEGYPYKMLKNIEYVPADGLMD; encoded by the coding sequence ATGCGAACGACTAATATTCTGAGTGCCGGCGTTATTGGCGCGGCGAGCGTGCTGAGTGCCGGAGCGGCCTCTGCAGCGGATGATGAGATCCGGATCGGCGCGCTTTATGCAACATCGGGCGCTTGCCTGATTTTCGGTGAGCTCGCGTTGAAAGGTCACGAGATCCTTGTAGACCGGATCAACGCCGAGGGCGGGCTGAATGGCAAAAAGCTTGTCACCTATCATCGTGACAGCAAGTGCAATCCCGGTGAGGCGACCGCTGCGGCGCGCGACCTGATCGCCAAAGACGGAGTTCATTTTCTGGTAGGCGGCATCTCGTCTTCAGAGGGGCAGGCGATTTCCGAAGTCGCCAAGCAAGAGGGTGTCATCTACATCGCGTCCATCCCCAAAACGACGGAGATGACGGACGAAGAGCACTTCCATCAGCATGTGTTCCGGGCAGCCGCCAATACCAACACGGAAGGCAAGTCTGCGGCGGTGATCGCTGACAAGCTCGGTCTCGACAAGATCTGCACGATGCTGCTCGATTACTCGTACGGTTACGGCCTCGATGAAGCCTTCCGCGAACATCTCGCAGAGATCCGGCCGGAAGCTGAAATCGTCGAGGCGGCTTGGCCAAAATTCGGCACCACGGACTACACACCGTTTATCACCAAGCTGATGGGCGCCGATTGCGACGGGGTTTTCTCCAACATCTGGGGCGGAATTTTCCCAACCTTTGCAAAACAGGCAAAACCTTTCGGTTTCTTTGACCGTTTTCAGTACATTAGCGCCGGCGAAGTCGGGGCGCCCGTGGTGGCTGAACAAATGGGTGACGATATGCCATCGGGGATTTGGACCAACACGTATGAGGCATTCTACTATTCGCCCAACCCCGAGCACGAGGCCTTTGTTGCAGAGCTGCGTGAAGTCCTGGGAACGGAGCATACACCATCGTGGCCATCGACCGGTTACATTGCGGCGCAGTGGTTGGCAGAAGCGGTGAAGGCCGCGGGGACAGATGAAACCGATGCCGTGATTGCGGCGCTGAAGGGGCTGACGATTACCACACCGATCGGCGAGCAGACGATGCGTGCCAGCGATCATCAAGCCAATCGTGGACAGTTCTGGGGGCAGATGGGCGAATCCACGCTCGAGGGGTATCCATACAAGATGCTCAAGAACATCGAATACGTCCCCGCGGATGGATTGATGGACTAG
- the hisD gene encoding histidinol dehydrogenase, with translation MTIRLLKSAKPETERAKDDAEVRLIVEQTLTDIEKRGDAAVRELSQKFDDYCPSAFRLSDGEIEALMEKVSAQDMADLRFAQDQVRGFAQAQRDSMLDIEVEPLPGVILGHKNIPVQSVGCYVPGGKFPMVASAHMSVATAQVAGVPRIIACTPPFRGEPNPAVIAAMHLGGAHEIYVLGGIQAVGAMAIGTETIEPVHMLVGPGNAFVAEAKRQLFGRVGIDLFAGPTETMIIADETAADAELCATDLLGQAEHGYNSPACMITNSQKLAEATLEEIDRLLAILPTADTAGVSWRDYGDMIVCDTYDEMLATANDMAYEHVQVMTDRDDWFLDNMHSYGALFLGPRTNVANGDKVIGTNHTLPTRKAGRYTGGLWVGKYLKTHSYQKILTDEAAALIGQFGSRLCMLEGFVGHAEQCNVRVRRYGGVNVPYGGAAPSQVVTG, from the coding sequence ATGACGATACGGCTCCTGAAATCTGCAAAGCCGGAGACCGAGCGTGCAAAGGATGACGCCGAGGTGCGTTTGATCGTGGAGCAGACCCTGACAGACATCGAGAAGCGGGGCGATGCGGCGGTGCGCGAACTGTCGCAAAAGTTCGATGACTACTGTCCATCTGCTTTCCGGCTGTCGGATGGCGAAATCGAGGCGCTGATGGAGAAGGTTTCGGCGCAGGATATGGCCGATCTCCGTTTCGCGCAGGATCAGGTGCGTGGTTTTGCTCAGGCGCAGCGCGATTCGATGCTGGACATTGAGGTCGAACCGCTGCCGGGTGTGATTCTCGGTCACAAGAACATCCCGGTTCAGTCGGTGGGCTGCTATGTGCCCGGCGGCAAGTTTCCGATGGTCGCCTCCGCTCACATGTCCGTTGCTACCGCACAGGTCGCCGGCGTGCCGCGCATTATTGCCTGCACGCCGCCTTTCCGGGGCGAACCCAATCCCGCCGTAATCGCAGCAATGCATCTCGGCGGAGCGCATGAAATCTATGTTCTTGGCGGCATCCAGGCGGTGGGGGCGATGGCGATCGGCACGGAAACGATTGAGCCGGTGCATATGCTGGTCGGGCCGGGGAACGCTTTTGTCGCCGAGGCCAAACGGCAGTTGTTTGGCCGGGTGGGGATTGACCTTTTCGCCGGGCCGACCGAAACAATGATTATTGCGGACGAAACAGCGGCGGATGCTGAATTGTGCGCCACCGATCTCCTCGGCCAGGCCGAACACGGCTACAACTCGCCTGCTTGCATGATCACCAATTCGCAGAAGCTGGCGGAGGCAACTCTAGAGGAGATCGACCGCCTGCTGGCAATTCTGCCTACGGCTGACACGGCAGGTGTCTCCTGGCGTGACTACGGCGACATGATCGTCTGCGACACCTATGACGAGATGCTGGCGACCGCGAACGACATGGCCTATGAACATGTGCAGGTCATGACCGACCGGGATGACTGGTTTCTGGACAATATGCACTCATATGGAGCACTCTTCCTCGGTCCGCGCACAAATGTGGCCAATGGCGACAAGGTAATCGGAACCAACCATACGCTGCCAACCAGGAAAGCCGGCCGCTACACGGGCGGATTGTGGGTCGGCAAATACCTCAAGACTCACAGCTACCAGAAAATTCTTACGGATGAGGCGGCAGCGTTGATCGGGCAATTTGGTTCGCGGCTATGTATGCTCGAAGGATTTGTTGGCCATGCTGAACAGTGCAACGTCCGCGTCCGCCGCTACGGCGGTGTCAATGTGCCCTATGGTGGCGCAGCACCTTCTCAGGTGGTCACCGGATGA
- a CDS encoding tautomerase family protein has translation MPFVNIRIVREVIAADPEGIKSKVSTAVTSAIADAAEIPEDNVWVVFEEVSETDWFAGGTRVKELRSGS, from the coding sequence ATGCCGTTTGTGAACATTCGTATCGTCAGAGAGGTGATCGCCGCTGACCCCGAAGGCATCAAATCCAAGGTCAGCACAGCCGTAACCAGTGCGATCGCCGATGCTGCAGAGATTCCCGAAGACAATGTCTGGGTTGTTTTTGAGGAAGTCTCCGAGACCGATTGGTTTGCCGGCGGCACCCGCGTCAAAGAGTTGCGGTCAGGATCATGA
- a CDS encoding response regulator transcription factor, with protein sequence MDILIVEDDAMHRAFLKAVVTNALPEGTCIREAEDGVSAVRQAEENESIDSVIMDLQMPQMNGVEAAKRLWRCRPDMKILFWSNYSEEAYVRGISRIVPDGAVYGYILKSAAEELLQIAMQGVFIGEQCVIDRTVQDLQKTAGNRSMTLTEAELEVLVDLFIGLTDKAIAHRRKISLRSVQARLQGLYGKLGLERHDIPTGPWGATFNPRSRAISVALSRGLVTLDLIAVEEERVARWLDETADGNGAQRD encoded by the coding sequence ATGGACATCCTGATCGTTGAAGACGATGCCATGCATCGCGCGTTCTTGAAGGCTGTTGTGACCAATGCACTGCCTGAAGGCACATGCATTCGCGAAGCGGAAGACGGAGTGTCGGCGGTCCGGCAGGCGGAGGAGAACGAATCCATCGACTCCGTGATCATGGACTTGCAGATGCCGCAGATGAACGGTGTCGAGGCGGCCAAGCGGCTGTGGCGTTGCCGGCCGGATATGAAGATCCTGTTCTGGTCCAATTACTCCGAAGAAGCCTATGTACGCGGTATTTCGCGCATTGTGCCAGACGGCGCTGTCTACGGATACATCCTGAAGTCCGCGGCCGAAGAGCTGTTGCAGATCGCAATGCAGGGCGTCTTTATTGGCGAGCAGTGCGTCATCGACCGAACGGTACAAGACCTGCAGAAAACCGCCGGGAACCGGTCGATGACCCTGACTGAAGCCGAGCTTGAAGTGCTGGTCGATCTCTTTATCGGGCTAACGGACAAGGCTATTGCGCATCGCCGCAAGATCTCGTTGCGCAGTGTCCAAGCCAGGCTGCAGGGCCTTTATGGAAAGCTTGGCCTGGAACGCCATGATATTCCTACCGGCCCGTGGGGAGCGACGTTCAATCCCCGGAGCCGGGCGATCTCGGTTGCACTGTCGCGGGGACTCGTCACGCTTGACCTAATCGCGGTGGAAGAAGAGAGGGTTGCGCGCTGGCTGGATGAGACAGCCGACGGCAATGGCGCGCAGCGGGACTAG
- a CDS encoding GAF domain-containing sensor histidine kinase, translated as MSDSVDLDEHPDSMLMRLRAISRAIAGPLDYDLVLENFAKEMQKILPHNHLDIVLLHGAGMQVCYEAGISTAWTDSAKTLRPTATSPIRDLLLGRVDKIVSADAQTDRRFLFLGADNQPIFDADLRSRIIVPLTIKGRIIGSLALSSHQIGQYTEEMCDRAQAAADLLAPYLFALEEGRRAREAAVAQAEAQGREEALRLGVQRLTEGIERERQRLAMDLHDQTLADLARLVRRLGRLRREVPPDLGELVTIETDLGRALDDLRSIVENMRPGVLQLFGFSDAVEAQLDRAVSARGRKPETSVRDLTGGAVDALPETVRTALFRIAQEAVTNAVKHADASQITVEISSAPSSIVVVIEDDGVGIDPQALSSSGGLDNIRTRARLISAHVEFGSTPGEGTRISVKLPVTPADGSQA; from the coding sequence ATGTCGGACTCGGTCGATCTGGACGAGCATCCTGATTCAATGCTCATGCGGCTCAGGGCAATCTCGCGCGCGATTGCGGGCCCGCTGGACTATGATCTGGTTCTTGAGAACTTTGCCAAGGAGATGCAGAAGATCCTTCCGCATAATCACCTGGATATTGTTCTGCTGCACGGGGCCGGTATGCAGGTGTGTTATGAGGCGGGTATTTCAACGGCCTGGACCGACAGCGCCAAGACACTGCGACCGACGGCAACCAGCCCGATCCGAGATCTCCTGTTGGGGCGCGTCGACAAGATTGTCTCTGCTGATGCGCAGACAGACCGGCGGTTCCTCTTCCTCGGCGCCGACAACCAGCCCATCTTCGATGCTGACTTGCGGTCGCGGATCATCGTGCCCCTGACGATCAAAGGCCGGATCATCGGATCGCTTGCGCTCAGCAGCCATCAGATCGGCCAGTATACAGAAGAGATGTGCGATCGTGCGCAAGCAGCTGCAGACCTTCTCGCACCATATCTCTTTGCTCTGGAGGAGGGGCGGCGCGCGCGCGAGGCAGCGGTCGCTCAAGCAGAGGCGCAGGGGCGGGAAGAAGCGTTGCGACTGGGTGTCCAAAGGCTGACCGAGGGAATTGAACGAGAACGTCAGCGTTTGGCCATGGATTTGCACGATCAAACACTGGCAGACCTAGCGCGCCTGGTGAGACGACTGGGGCGGCTGCGCCGGGAGGTTCCGCCTGATCTGGGCGAACTGGTAACAATAGAGACGGATCTTGGCCGGGCACTCGATGACCTGCGCTCGATCGTGGAAAACATGAGGCCTGGCGTGCTTCAACTGTTCGGGTTTTCTGACGCGGTGGAAGCACAGCTTGATCGAGCGGTGTCCGCACGCGGGCGAAAGCCTGAAACATCGGTTCGTGACCTTACCGGCGGTGCGGTCGACGCGCTTCCGGAAACAGTGCGCACGGCGCTGTTTCGCATAGCCCAGGAAGCCGTGACCAATGCGGTCAAGCATGCCGATGCCTCGCAGATCACTGTCGAGATTTCGAGTGCGCCATCCTCCATTGTCGTGGTGATCGAGGATGATGGGGTCGGGATCGATCCGCAAGCTCTGTCATCGTCAGGCGGGCTGGACAATATTCGCACGCGGGCTCGACTGATTTCAGCTCACGTCGAATTCGGATCGACACCGGGCGAAGGCACGCGGATATCAGTGAAGCTTCCGGTAACGCCTGCAGATGGGAGCCAAGCGTAG